Proteins from one Gimesia maris genomic window:
- a CDS encoding DoxX family protein, with protein sequence MPPLKLISKYLLAMFMIGAGTMHLVNPGFFLKIMPPYFPLHDELVFVSGVFEILLGGLLLIPRFSHPAAWGIMILLIAVFPANIYLYQHQEILPAPPIIHLLRLPLQGVFILWAYWHTRTASGNGQVHGLEVDASREKLD encoded by the coding sequence ATGCCTCCGTTAAAACTGATATCGAAGTATCTGCTCGCAATGTTCATGATCGGAGCGGGCACAATGCACCTGGTCAATCCTGGTTTCTTTCTGAAGATCATGCCGCCATACTTTCCTCTGCATGATGAACTGGTATTTGTGAGCGGTGTCTTTGAGATTCTGCTGGGGGGACTGTTGCTGATTCCCCGGTTTTCTCATCCGGCGGCATGGGGGATCATGATTTTGTTGATTGCGGTGTTCCCCGCAAATATTTATCTCTATCAGCATCAGGAGATCCTGCCGGCCCCTCCGATCATTCACCTGCTGCGGCTCCCATTGCAGGGAGTATTCATTCTCTGGGCATACTGGCATACGCGAACTGCAAGCGGGAACGGTCAGGTACATGGACTTGAAGTTGATGCCTCACGAGAAAAGCTTGATTGA
- a CDS encoding plasmid pRiA4b ORF-3 family protein — protein MLTQKQIQPGEKIPLKLTAAERKLILDDLLCLDQDYEQIIRETPTGKPVMMTLDDLCDFGSYFAAEFNNCKDRKQQKKLDIIFKKIQHLLDTYIDEEPPPILKIEDAHKIRMISDQAVQIANFAGATLVAAEQLRIKTKPLENFCLETGQRDVLLLIPGLSKRIKNKLMKEKPLTVAEVASMMLSLAEDLVDGETQKQMALLLVASHLMDQIKEGIMARAGQLVDIELQPRLKANPDLLYQFKITLLGFEPAIWRRIQVQDCTLDQLHEHIQTAMGWTNSHLHQFEIKGERYGDPDLLDDGFGNFHCFDSTATILSQILPKTKKRFSFKYEYDFGDGWEHEVLFEGRLPLEKSRKSPLCLEGEQACPPEDIGGVWGYADYLEALADPKHEQHEEFMEWGGSFEPDKFDPKRATRDMKKGLPDWRMM, from the coding sequence ATGCTCACCCAAAAACAGATTCAACCCGGCGAGAAAATCCCACTCAAACTGACCGCTGCCGAGCGGAAGTTGATCCTCGACGACCTGCTGTGCCTCGACCAGGATTACGAGCAGATCATTCGGGAAACACCAACCGGCAAACCGGTGATGATGACTCTCGACGACCTGTGCGACTTCGGCAGCTACTTTGCTGCCGAGTTCAACAACTGCAAAGACAGGAAGCAGCAAAAGAAACTCGACATTATATTCAAGAAGATTCAGCACTTACTCGACACGTATATTGATGAAGAGCCTCCACCGATTTTGAAAATAGAGGATGCACACAAGATAAGGATGATTTCCGATCAGGCAGTGCAGATCGCTAATTTTGCAGGGGCGACACTTGTGGCTGCCGAACAACTTCGCATCAAAACAAAGCCGCTCGAAAACTTCTGTCTGGAAACGGGGCAGCGAGATGTTCTGCTGCTGATTCCCGGCCTGTCGAAACGCATCAAGAACAAGCTGATGAAGGAGAAGCCTCTCACTGTAGCGGAAGTAGCCAGTATGATGCTGTCCCTGGCGGAGGACCTTGTGGATGGTGAGACGCAGAAACAGATGGCATTGCTACTGGTTGCCAGCCACCTGATGGATCAGATTAAAGAGGGAATCATGGCGAGGGCTGGACAGTTGGTGGATATAGAGTTGCAGCCCAGGCTGAAGGCGAACCCTGATCTTCTCTATCAGTTCAAGATTACGTTGCTCGGATTCGAACCAGCGATCTGGAGGCGGATTCAGGTTCAGGATTGCACACTCGATCAACTGCACGAGCACATCCAGACCGCAATGGGCTGGACCAACTCGCACCTGCATCAGTTCGAGATCAAAGGGGAACGGTACGGTGATCCTGATCTCCTGGACGATGGTTTCGGAAATTTTCATTGCTTCGACTCGACGGCTACGATTCTCAGTCAAATTCTTCCTAAGACAAAGAAGCGTTTTTCCTTCAAATACGAATACGACTTTGGAGATGGCTGGGAACATGAAGTCTTATTCGAAGGCCGTCTTCCCCTGGAGAAGAGCAGGAAGTCCCCACTCTGTCTGGAAGGCGAACAAGCCTGCCCTCCTGAAGACATTGGCGGGGTCTGGGGCTATGCGGATTATCTGGAAGCACTGGCCGACCCGAAGCACGAACAACATGAAGAGTTCATGGAATGGGGCGGTTCATTTGAGCCAGACAAGTTCGATCCCAAACGAGCAACCAGGGATATGAAGAAGGGGCTACCAGACTGGAGAATGATGTGA
- a CDS encoding IS1182 family transposase has product MQGLHVFEPRTRTVIDLESFIPEDHLLRQVNSFIEPAFIRKLTTSCYAEGRGRPSIDPVVYFRMVLVAYLYGIDSDRRLCEEVHFNLAYRWFCRLSLEDDVPDHSSFSRIRDRYGEEIYEQVFHEIVKLCQQYGLVRESCSVMTDATLIAADAALDSLVHNEPQQALQEAEALISES; this is encoded by the coding sequence ATGCAAGGATTGCATGTCTTTGAGCCCCGAACCAGGACGGTCATTGATCTGGAATCGTTCATCCCAGAAGACCACTTGCTCCGGCAGGTTAACAGCTTTATCGAACCGGCATTCATCCGCAAACTGACCACATCTTGCTATGCAGAGGGACGAGGTCGCCCTTCCATTGATCCGGTCGTCTACTTTCGAATGGTACTGGTGGCGTATCTCTACGGCATTGATTCGGACAGACGTCTGTGTGAGGAAGTCCACTTCAATCTCGCCTATCGCTGGTTTTGTCGACTCTCTCTGGAAGATGATGTGCCGGACCATTCGTCGTTCAGTCGAATCCGAGACCGGTATGGAGAAGAGATTTACGAGCAGGTCTTTCATGAGATTGTGAAACTTTGCCAGCAATACGGCTTGGTGAGAGAGTCCTGTAGCGTAATGACCGACGCCACATTGATCGCGGCGGATGCAGCCCTTGATTCCCTGGTCCACAATGAGCCCCAACAAGCACTCCAGGAGGCTGAAGCACTTATCAGTGAGTCGTGA
- a CDS encoding HEPN domain-containing protein produces MTKLTVRDLRRRWKPHKTRLQDHQPDHPTNIRFHRCCSWLDQSQSLMEATQLDQALINQWIAFNALYGQWDPDRNDPRGDRECWKRFCEVVLNLDQSEVISATLQEHKQLVMTLLEDEYLSNFYWKEPSLKRARQSKKSMFDARTWYLEQRWVMILERCLERVYLLRCQLVHGAATYGGKLNRTSLKRCVMLLDCLLPAMLHVFADHGADRDWGLLCYPPLKPARS; encoded by the coding sequence ATGACCAAACTGACTGTGAGAGATCTGCGCCGGCGGTGGAAACCCCATAAAACACGTTTACAGGATCACCAGCCGGATCATCCCACGAATATCCGCTTTCATCGCTGTTGCAGCTGGCTGGACCAGTCCCAGTCGCTGATGGAGGCGACGCAACTGGATCAGGCTCTGATCAATCAGTGGATTGCCTTTAACGCTCTCTATGGTCAATGGGATCCCGACCGAAACGACCCCCGTGGTGATCGGGAGTGCTGGAAACGCTTTTGTGAAGTCGTTCTGAATCTCGATCAGTCAGAAGTGATCAGTGCGACCCTGCAGGAGCATAAGCAGCTGGTGATGACTCTGCTGGAGGATGAGTACCTGAGCAATTTCTATTGGAAAGAACCTTCCCTGAAACGAGCCCGGCAGTCCAAAAAGTCGATGTTTGATGCGCGGACCTGGTATCTGGAACAGCGCTGGGTCATGATCCTGGAACGCTGCCTGGAGCGCGTTTACCTGTTGCGCTGCCAACTGGTGCATGGAGCTGCCACTTACGGCGGGAAGTTGAACCGAACCTCCCTGAAACGCTGTGTCATGCTGCTGGACTGCCTGCTGCCGGCCATGCTGCATGTTTTTGCCGATCATGGAGCGGACCGGGACTGGGGACTGTTGTGTTACCCTCCGCTCAAACCGGCCAGATCCTGA
- a CDS encoding DsbA family oxidoreductase, translating into MKLSVDVISDVICPWCYIGKRRLEKAIRDLDDQHEIQVRWHPFQLNPLMPKAGISRKEYRTRKFGSWERSKALDARVVAVGAAEGIHFHFDAIDKTPNTVDAHRLIGLAEQHGCQDQVVESLFQAYFVEGQDIANHQTLIQVVSEAGLNPQTAEALLLSDDGMDAMDQGKILSQQHQIDSVPCFIIDRKITISGAEHPEVFLAAFTQIAAT; encoded by the coding sequence ATGAAATTGTCAGTGGATGTGATTTCAGATGTCATCTGCCCCTGGTGCTATATTGGAAAACGCCGACTTGAAAAGGCAATCAGGGATCTGGATGACCAACATGAAATTCAGGTGCGCTGGCATCCCTTTCAACTCAATCCATTGATGCCAAAAGCCGGGATCAGTCGCAAAGAGTATCGTACGAGAAAGTTTGGAAGCTGGGAGCGCTCAAAAGCACTGGATGCCAGGGTGGTCGCCGTGGGTGCAGCGGAAGGAATTCATTTCCATTTTGACGCGATTGATAAAACACCCAATACGGTTGACGCGCACCGACTCATTGGGTTGGCCGAGCAGCATGGTTGCCAGGATCAAGTTGTTGAATCCCTGTTTCAGGCCTATTTTGTCGAGGGTCAGGATATAGCCAACCACCAGACGCTCATACAAGTCGTGTCTGAAGCAGGCCTGAATCCACAGACTGCAGAGGCCCTGCTGTTGTCTGATGACGGCATGGATGCGATGGACCAGGGCAAAATTCTGTCTCAGCAACACCAGATTGACAGTGTTCCCTGTTTTATCATTGACCGGAAAATAACCATCTCAGGGGCAGAGCACCCTGAGGTATTCCTGGCTGCATTCACGCAGATCGCTGCTACTTAG